From a single Silene latifolia isolate original U9 population chromosome 6, ASM4854445v1, whole genome shotgun sequence genomic region:
- the LOC141588005 gene encoding uncharacterized protein LOC141588005, with protein sequence MAICRNFLWDGSSDYHRVPLVAWDKVTLPKKEGGLGIKKADIWNIATVGKLVNWIYCKADRLWIKWISDVYIKEQDWHTYTPPADATWVWKNVCKVKEKLKHGYHENKWILCSKGYSIKEGYAWLTPANPSLNWTNLVWNNWNVPKHSMTTCLRMNEGMNVKSKLFRFGCCTDDWCILCHSQAETVEHLFVDCVYAVKIQTCLLHWFGGSFLTVGALSAASRNTIQWKFRVAVFNAYCYTIWFQRNHARINAWLARPEAVAARIEDDIRRRVKMKCKALVDHSELLWLQSMNLA encoded by the coding sequence ATGGCCATTTGCAGGAATTTCCTGTGGGATGGCTCATCTGACTATCACAGAGTCCCCCTTGTAGCATGGGACAAAGTTACTTTGCCTAAAAAGGAGGGAGGCTTAGGGATAAAGAAAGCTGATATTTGGAACATTGCCACAGTGGGAAAACTGGTAAACTGGATCTATTGCAAAGCAGACAGGCTATGGATTAAATGGATCAGTGATGTGTATATCAAAGAGCAAGACTGGCATACCTACACCCCCCCTGCTGATGCAACTTGGGTCTGGAAAAATGTATGTAAAGTTAAAGAGAAGCTCAAGCATGGATATCATGAGAATAAATGGATACTGTGCTCAAAAGGTTACTCTATCAAGGAGGGGTATGCTTGGCTTACTCCTGCTAACCCTTCCCTGAACTGGACTAATTTAGTTTGGAACAATTGGAATGTCCCTAAACACTCTATGACTACCTGTCTGAGGATGAATGAAGGCATGAATGTGAAGAGTAAATTGTTTAGGTTTGGCTGTTGCACAGATGACTGGTGTATACTGTGTCACAGTCAAGCTGAAACAGTGGAGCATCTTTTTGTGGACTGTGTGTATGCTGTCAAAATTCAGACGTGCTTGTTGCATTGGTTTGGAGGTAGTTTCCTAACAGTAGGCGCTCTGAGTGCTGCTAGCAGGAATACTATACAGTGGAAATTCAGGGTGGCCGTGTTCAATGCTTATTGCTATACTATTTGGTTCCAAAGAAATCATGCCAGGATCAATGCCTGGTTAGCTAGACCTGAAGCTGTTGCTGCTCGAATAGAGGATGACATTAGGAGAAGAGTTAAAATGAAATGTAAGGCTTTAGTAGACCATTCTGAACTACTATGGCTGCAAAGTATGAATTTAGCTTGA